From Nerophis lumbriciformis linkage group LG38, RoL_Nlum_v2.1, whole genome shotgun sequence, the proteins below share one genomic window:
- the nudt2 gene encoding bis(5'-nucleosyl)-tetraphosphatase [asymmetrical], whose protein sequence is MALRACGFIVFRRLANCASPEDNIEYLLLQTSYGQHHWTPPKGHVDSGEDDLTTALRETKEEAGLGAEDLQVVEGFLKELHYQVRGRPKEVLYWLAELKNPGTEVTLSSEHQNYRWAPLEDACAYAQHKEMQDALRAAHRHLNKK, encoded by the exons ATGGCGCTGCGTGCCTGTGGGTTCATCGTGTTTCGACGTCTGGCAAACTGTGCTTCGCCAGAAGACAACATCGAGTACCTCCTCTTGCAGACCTCCTACGGGCAGCACCACTGGACCCCACCTAAAG GCCACGTGGACTCGGGTGAGGATGACCTCACCACAGCTCTCAGAGAGACCAAGGAGGAGGCGGGGCTTGGCGCTGAGGACCTTCAGGTGGTCGAAGGCTTTCTGAAGGAGCTGCATTATCAGGTGAGAGGTCGCCCCAAGGAGGTTCTGTACTGGCTGGCCGAGCTGAAAAACCCAGGCACCGAGGTCACTTTGTCCAGCGAGCATCAGAACTACCGCTGGGCCCCGCTGGAGGACGCCTGCGCTTATGCTCAGCACAAAGAGATGCAGGACGCTCTGAGAGCTGCACACAGACACTTAAACAAGAAGTGA